From the Rhodothalassiaceae bacterium genome, one window contains:
- a CDS encoding sensory protein TspO gives MTDARTEKTFFVVAIPFFAAAAAAAASGSLFPADGPWYQSLTAPAFRPPSWIFGPVWTVLYVLIALAGARLARHLGGPRGGLAVGLWSLQMVLNALWTPAFFGARDLFAALVVVLLLGATIAVLIALSWRLERLAALLLLPYLGWVTFAAVLNAAYWWLNP, from the coding sequence ATGACCGACGCGCGTACCGAAAAGACCTTTTTTGTGGTCGCGATCCCGTTCTTTGCCGCCGCGGCGGCAGCCGCCGCCTCGGGCAGCCTGTTTCCGGCGGACGGTCCCTGGTACCAGAGCCTCACGGCTCCGGCCTTCCGGCCCCCGAGCTGGATCTTCGGACCGGTGTGGACGGTGCTCTACGTTCTCATCGCCCTGGCCGGTGCGCGCCTTGCGCGCCACCTGGGCGGGCCGCGGGGTGGGCTGGCGGTCGGCTTATGGTCGCTGCAGATGGTCCTGAACGCGCTGTGGACGCCGGCCTTCTTCGGCGCCCGCGACCTGTTCGCGGCTCTCGTCGTGGTCCTGCTGCTTGGTGCGACGATCGCGGTTCTGATCGCGCTGTCCTGGCGGCTCGAGCGGCTCGCGGCCCTCCTGTTGCTTCCCTATCTCGGCTGGGTGACCTTCGCCGCCGTTCTCAATGCGGCCTACTGGTGGCTGAACCCATGA
- a CDS encoding Maf-like protein gives MTSPAGGSPIASNSVAGRAGHAQADASPPLVLASASPRRLQLLAQVRLAPSLVDAADIDETPLKKELPRHYAERLARAKLAVVAARHPGAHVLAADTVVAAGRRILPKAEDAETARACLELLSGRRHRVMTALALARPDGVVRTRLVETRVAFKRLGAEEIALYLASGEWRGKAGGYAIQGLAAAFVRQIIGSYSNVVGLPLYETVQMLIGNGYPVFARLRAAAAAGD, from the coding sequence ATGACCTCACCCGCGGGCGGATCACCTATCGCTTCAAATAGCGTGGCGGGCCGCGCCGGGCACGCGCAGGCGGATGCCTCACCGCCGCTCGTGCTCGCCTCCGCGTCGCCGCGCCGGCTGCAGCTTCTCGCCCAGGTCCGTCTGGCGCCCAGCCTGGTGGATGCCGCCGACATCGACGAAACACCGCTGAAGAAGGAGCTGCCGCGGCACTACGCGGAGCGGCTGGCGCGCGCGAAGCTCGCGGTCGTGGCGGCGCGGCATCCGGGCGCGCATGTGCTGGCCGCCGACACGGTCGTGGCCGCCGGCCGGCGGATCCTGCCGAAGGCGGAAGATGCCGAAACCGCCCGCGCCTGTCTTGAGCTGCTCTCGGGGCGCCGCCACAGGGTCATGACGGCGCTCGCGCTCGCGCGGCCGGACGGGGTCGTGCGCACGCGGCTTGTCGAGACCCGCGTCGCCTTCAAGCGGCTCGGCGCCGAGGAGATCGCGCTCTATCTTGCAAGCGGCGAGTGGCGCGGCAAGGCCGGAGGCTATGCGATCCAGGGGCTGGCGGCGGCCTTCGTGCGCCAGATCATCGGCTCCTACAGCAATGTGGTGGGCCTGCCGCTCTACGAGACCGTGCAGATGCTGATCGGCAACGGCTACCCGGTCTTCGCGCGCTTGCGGGCGGCCGCGGCCGCCGGGGACTGA
- the infA gene encoding translation initiation factor IF-1: protein MAKEEVIEMRGTVTEVLPNAMFRVKLENGHEILGHTAGKMRKNRIRVLAGDEVLVELTPYDLTRGRITYRFK, encoded by the coding sequence ATGGCGAAGGAAGAAGTCATCGAGATGCGCGGCACCGTGACCGAGGTGCTGCCCAATGCGATGTTCCGGGTCAAGCTCGAGAACGGGCACGAGATCCTCGGTCACACCGCCGGCAAGATGCGCAAGAACCGGATCCGCGTGCTGGCGGGCGACGAGGTGCTGGTGGAGCTGACTCCCTATGACCTCACCCGCGGGCGGATCACCTATCGCTTCAAATAG
- a CDS encoding UPF0262 protein produces the protein MSGPADGGTGAARTPPASARLVAVTLDQSTILRWSEDVEHERRVAIHDLLERNVFWPEAPLPRGYEGPFRLHLAIADGRLVFHIHDEDDRPLESFRLALTPFRRIVKDYFAICESYYQAIRSARPHEIEAIDMGRRGLHNEGAQLLKERLRGRVHVDDDTARRLFTLICVLHIRQ, from the coding sequence ATGAGCGGGCCGGCGGACGGCGGCACCGGCGCGGCCCGTACGCCGCCCGCGAGCGCGCGGCTCGTTGCGGTCACCCTCGACCAGTCCACGATCCTGCGCTGGAGCGAGGATGTGGAGCACGAGCGCCGGGTGGCGATCCACGACCTGCTCGAGCGCAACGTCTTCTGGCCCGAGGCGCCGCTGCCGCGCGGCTACGAGGGGCCGTTCCGGCTGCATCTCGCGATCGCCGACGGCCGCCTCGTCTTCCACATCCACGACGAGGACGACCGTCCGCTCGAGAGCTTCCGGCTTGCGCTCACGCCCTTCCGCCGCATCGTCAAGGACTATTTCGCCATCTGCGAGAGCTACTACCAGGCGATCCGCTCCGCGCGCCCGCACGAGATCGAGGCGATCGACATGGGCAGGCGCGGGCTGCACAACGAAGGGGCGCAGCTGCTCAAGGAGCGGCTCAGGGGGCGCGTCCACGTCGATGACGACACGGCGCGCCGGCTGTTCACCCTCATCTGCGTGCTGCACATCCGCCAGTAG
- the hisD1 gene encoding histidinol dehydrogenase 1 — MARILRTTDADFAARLDRFLAARLANAADVAPVVAAIIDEVAREGDAALLRLTRRHDRWEPATVADLAVPRAELAAAFEATDPDLKAALALAADRIRAFHARQMPADVRWTDEAGVTLGWRHTPLDSVGLYVPGGLASYPSSVLMNAIPAKVAGVRRLVMTMPTPDGRLNPLVLAAAHLAGVDEVWRLGGAQAVAALACGTASIRPVDKIVGPGNRYVAEAKRQVFGRVGIDAIAGPSEVVVVADAAADPRWAAADLLAQAEHAPDAMAVLVTTEEAVAQAVTAAVEALLAEAPADSPAHASWLDWGLVIVAHDAADAAAIVDRLAPEHLELMVAEPEALAARIRHAGAIFLGAHAPEALGDYIAGPDHVLPTAGTARFQSGLSVFDFIKRSTVIAGSPAALAALGPHAAALARAEGLPLHARSLTLRLREER; from the coding sequence ATGGCGCGGATCCTGCGCACGACGGACGCGGATTTCGCCGCCCGGCTCGACCGCTTCCTTGCCGCGCGGCTCGCGAACGCCGCCGACGTCGCGCCGGTCGTGGCCGCGATCATCGACGAGGTGGCGCGCGAGGGCGATGCGGCGCTTTTGCGGCTCACCCGCCGCCACGACCGCTGGGAGCCCGCGACCGTCGCGGATCTCGCCGTCCCGCGCGCCGAGCTTGCAGCGGCATTCGAGGCGACGGACCCGGATCTGAAGGCCGCCCTCGCCCTTGCGGCGGACCGCATCCGGGCCTTTCACGCGCGCCAGATGCCGGCCGACGTCCGCTGGACGGACGAGGCGGGTGTGACGCTCGGCTGGCGCCACACGCCCCTCGATTCGGTGGGCCTCTACGTGCCGGGCGGACTGGCGAGCTATCCCTCCTCGGTGCTGATGAACGCGATCCCGGCGAAGGTCGCCGGCGTGCGGCGCCTTGTCATGACGATGCCGACACCCGACGGCCGCCTCAATCCGCTGGTGCTGGCGGCGGCGCATCTGGCCGGGGTGGATGAGGTCTGGCGCCTGGGCGGCGCGCAGGCGGTCGCCGCGCTCGCCTGCGGCACCGCGAGCATCCGGCCCGTCGACAAGATCGTCGGCCCCGGCAACCGCTATGTGGCCGAGGCCAAGCGCCAGGTCTTCGGCCGCGTCGGCATCGATGCGATCGCGGGCCCCTCAGAGGTCGTGGTGGTGGCCGATGCGGCCGCCGACCCGCGCTGGGCGGCGGCCGACCTGCTCGCCCAGGCCGAGCACGCACCCGATGCGATGGCCGTCCTCGTCACCACCGAGGAGGCCGTGGCGCAGGCGGTTACCGCCGCCGTCGAGGCGCTGCTCGCCGAGGCGCCGGCCGACTCGCCGGCGCATGCGAGCTGGCTTGACTGGGGGCTCGTGATCGTGGCGCATGACGCCGCGGACGCGGCGGCGATCGTCGACCGCCTCGCGCCCGAGCATCTCGAGCTGATGGTGGCGGAACCGGAGGCGCTCGCCGCCCGGATCCGCCATGCGGGCGCGATCTTTCTGGGGGCGCATGCGCCCGAGGCGCTCGGCGACTACATCGCCGGGCCGGACCATGTGCTGCCCACCGCCGGCACGGCGCGCTTTCAAAGCGGGCTGTCGGTCTTCGACTTCATCAAGCGCAGCACCGTCATCGCAGGCTCGCCGGCGGCGCTCGCCGCGCTCGGACCGCACGCGGCCGCGCTCGCGCGGGCGGAGGGGCTGCCGCTGCACGCCCGCTCGCTGACCCTGCGCCTTAGGGAGGAGCGATGA
- the hisG gene encoding ATP phosphoribosyltransferase, with protein MTAKTGLTLALPKGRILDEALPLLARAGITPEPAFFDETSRKLRFATSEPGLEIIRVRAFDVATIVAFGAAELGIAGLDVIAEFDYPEVYAPVDLGIGRCRLSLAAPRALARDGRPTGSSHLRVATKYPHLTARHFAAQGVQAECIRLSGAIELAPSLGLTGWIVDLVSSGRTLAENGLAEVETILAVSARLIANRAAFKTRSAELLPWIRRIAEAAPGADAKD; from the coding sequence ATGACGGCGAAGACGGGGCTCACATTGGCGCTGCCGAAGGGGCGCATCCTTGACGAGGCGCTGCCGCTTCTTGCACGCGCCGGGATCACGCCCGAGCCCGCCTTCTTCGACGAGACGAGCCGCAAGCTGCGCTTTGCCACCAGCGAGCCGGGGCTCGAGATCATCCGGGTGCGGGCCTTCGATGTCGCGACCATCGTCGCCTTCGGCGCGGCCGAGCTCGGGATCGCGGGCCTCGATGTCATCGCCGAGTTCGACTATCCCGAGGTCTACGCGCCGGTCGATCTCGGCATCGGCCGGTGCCGCCTGTCGCTTGCCGCCCCCCGTGCGCTCGCCCGGGACGGCCGGCCCACGGGATCCTCGCATCTGCGGGTCGCGACCAAATACCCGCATCTGACGGCGCGCCACTTCGCGGCCCAGGGCGTGCAGGCGGAGTGCATCCGGCTGTCGGGCGCGATCGAGCTGGCGCCGTCGCTGGGGCTGACAGGCTGGATCGTCGATCTCGTCTCCTCGGGCCGCACCCTTGCGGAAAACGGCCTTGCCGAGGTCGAGACCATCCTTGCCGTCTCCGCCCGGCTGATCGCCAACCGCGCCGCCTTCAAGACCCGCAGCGCCGAGCTGCTGCCCTGGATCCGGCGGATCGCGGAGGCGGCCCCGGGCGCGGACGCGAAGGACTGA
- a CDS encoding response regulator: protein MPVDKGIPILIVDDYKTMLRIVRNLLKQLGFNNVDEATDGAMALEKLRSKKYGLIISDWNMEPMTGYELLKEVRADEQLKNTPFIMVTAESKTDNVIAAKKAGVNNYIVKPFNAATLKQKLQAVLGEF, encoded by the coding sequence ATGCCGGTGGACAAGGGAATTCCGATCCTCATCGTGGACGACTACAAGACGATGCTGCGCATCGTCCGCAATCTCCTCAAGCAGCTCGGCTTCAACAATGTCGACGAGGCCACCGACGGCGCGATGGCGCTGGAGAAGCTGCGCTCGAAGAAATACGGCCTCATCATCTCCGACTGGAACATGGAGCCGATGACGGGCTACGAGCTGCTCAAGGAGGTGCGGGCCGACGAGCAGCTCAAGAACACCCCGTTCATCATGGTCACGGCCGAATCGAAGACCGACAACGTCATCGCGGCCAAGAAGGCCGGGGTGAACAACTACATCGTCAAGCCCTTCAATGCGGCGACGCTGAAGCAGAAGCTGCAGGCCGTCCTCGGGGAGTTCTGA
- a CDS encoding membrane protein: MSGRTEPWRALAVFVCCVLIWGSTWYAITFQVAHVGPLWGVTWRFLLAGAILMLVARLQRLPIAQDRRTHRGLLMLGLFMFSASYVLVYVATGYIPSGLVAVIYALMMPFNQVNAALFLKERLDRRLLVAGSMGVAGVALMLVPPDLAIDSRTLAGAGICLVSAWIASLGNTTAATGFARRVPNLVLNAWGMLYGAALVAVAALVTGEPPAFPLVPEFLLSLLWLAVLGSVVAFTLYVWLIQNWGLQRAGYVAVVVPVVAMLISTVFEGYAWQPGAVAGLVLVVAGNLLLVRAGDRAGALSRRREPRPPRRAHR; this comes from the coding sequence ATGTCGGGCAGGACGGAGCCGTGGCGGGCGCTGGCCGTCTTCGTCTGCTGCGTGCTGATCTGGGGGTCGACCTGGTATGCGATCACCTTCCAGGTCGCCCATGTCGGCCCGCTGTGGGGCGTGACATGGCGGTTCCTGCTGGCCGGCGCCATCCTGATGCTGGTGGCGCGCCTGCAGCGGCTGCCGATCGCGCAGGACCGGCGCACTCACCGCGGCCTGCTGATGCTCGGCCTGTTCATGTTCTCGGCGAGCTACGTGCTGGTCTATGTGGCGACCGGCTACATCCCGTCCGGGCTGGTGGCGGTGATCTATGCGCTCATGATGCCCTTCAACCAGGTCAATGCCGCGCTCTTTCTGAAGGAGCGGCTGGACCGCCGGCTGCTCGTCGCGGGATCCATGGGGGTCGCGGGTGTCGCGCTGATGCTGGTGCCGCCGGATCTCGCCATCGATTCGCGCACGCTCGCGGGCGCGGGCATCTGCCTCGTGAGCGCCTGGATCGCCTCGCTCGGCAACACCACGGCGGCGACGGGCTTCGCCCGCCGGGTGCCGAATCTCGTGCTGAACGCCTGGGGCATGCTCTACGGCGCCGCGCTGGTCGCCGTCGCCGCCCTCGTGACCGGCGAGCCGCCGGCCTTTCCGCTGGTGCCGGAATTTCTGCTCTCGCTTCTGTGGCTTGCGGTGCTCGGATCGGTGGTCGCCTTCACGCTCTACGTCTGGCTGATCCAGAACTGGGGGCTGCAGCGCGCGGGCTATGTCGCGGTCGTCGTGCCGGTGGTGGCGATGCTGATCTCGACCGTCTTCGAGGGATACGCCTGGCAGCCCGGTGCGGTGGCGGGGCTCGTGCTGGTGGTCGCGGGCAATCTGCTGCTCGTGCGCGCGGGCGATCGCGCCGGGGCGCTCAGCCGCCGGCGAGAGCCGCGGCCACCTCGTCGAGCGCACCGCTGA
- a CDS encoding aspartate aminotransferase family protein produces the protein MAAVAESEASLMPEVRHRLREADRLHHLHPFTDHRMLKEQGAVIVEGAHGCRITLEGGITLLDAVAGLACVNIGYGREEMAAAAAAAMRRLSYYHAFQQVTNPHAAELAAAIARRTPLADARVFFANSGSEANETALKILRAYWHARGEPERRIVVARRYSYHGATLATAALTGLAHMHTGFGLPGEDVAHIPAPYWYREARADEDPETFGRRAADALEEAIARIGARRIAGFIAEPVQVTGGGIVPPASYWPRVQEICRAHDIPIILDEVVTGMGRTGAWFAAEAFGIRPQVLTLAKGLSSAYQPIGATVVAGDIAAVALEGGSGAFQHGFTTSAHPVAAAVALENLRILEQEALLSRVCRMAVRLDTLFKPLRDHPLVGEIRHAGLIFGVEIVRDKAARRHYPLEMAVCAQVANACLKRGVIVRAVGNALVITPPFVLAEEEAEQLADALSGALDEVAAALAGG, from the coding sequence GTGGCCGCCGTGGCCGAGAGCGAAGCAAGTCTCATGCCGGAGGTGCGCCATCGTCTGCGCGAGGCGGACCGGCTGCACCATCTGCATCCCTTCACCGATCATCGCATGCTCAAGGAGCAGGGCGCGGTGATCGTCGAGGGCGCGCACGGCTGCCGGATCACGCTCGAGGGCGGCATCACGCTTCTCGACGCGGTGGCGGGGCTGGCCTGCGTCAACATCGGCTACGGGCGCGAGGAGATGGCCGCGGCCGCCGCGGCCGCCATGCGGCGGCTGAGCTACTACCACGCCTTCCAGCAGGTCACGAATCCCCATGCGGCTGAGCTGGCGGCCGCGATCGCCCGGCGCACGCCGCTGGCGGATGCGCGGGTGTTCTTCGCCAATTCCGGCTCGGAGGCGAACGAGACGGCGCTCAAGATCCTGCGCGCCTACTGGCACGCCCGCGGCGAGCCCGAGCGGCGCATCGTCGTCGCGCGGCGGTATTCCTATCACGGGGCGACGCTGGCGACGGCGGCGCTCACCGGGCTCGCGCACATGCACACGGGCTTCGGGCTGCCGGGCGAGGACGTCGCCCACATCCCGGCACCCTACTGGTATCGCGAGGCGCGCGCAGACGAGGATCCCGAGACCTTCGGCCGGCGCGCCGCGGATGCGCTGGAGGAGGCGATTGCGCGGATCGGTGCGCGGCGCATCGCGGGCTTCATCGCCGAGCCCGTGCAGGTGACGGGCGGCGGGATCGTGCCGCCGGCGAGCTACTGGCCGCGCGTCCAGGAGATCTGCCGCGCCCACGACATCCCGATCATCCTCGACGAGGTGGTCACCGGCATGGGCCGCACGGGCGCCTGGTTCGCCGCCGAGGCCTTCGGGATCCGGCCGCAGGTCCTGACGCTCGCCAAGGGGCTGTCTTCCGCCTACCAGCCGATCGGGGCGACGGTGGTGGCCGGGGACATCGCCGCCGTCGCGCTCGAAGGCGGGTCCGGCGCCTTCCAGCACGGATTTACGACTTCGGCCCATCCTGTAGCCGCCGCCGTGGCGCTGGAAAACCTGCGGATTCTGGAGCAGGAGGCGCTTCTGTCGCGCGTGTGCCGGATGGCGGTGCGGCTGGACACGCTGTTCAAGCCTCTGCGCGACCATCCGCTCGTCGGCGAGATCCGCCACGCGGGCCTCATCTTCGGGGTCGAGATCGTCCGCGACAAGGCGGCGCGTCGCCATTATCCCCTCGAGATGGCGGTCTGCGCGCAGGTGGCGAACGCCTGTCTGAAGCGCGGGGTGATCGTGCGCGCCGTGGGCAACGCCCTCGTCATCACGCCGCCCTTCGTGCTCGCCGAGGAGGAGGCCGAACAGCTGGCGGACGCCCTCAGCGGTGCGCTCGACGAGGTGGCCGCGGCTCTCGCCGGCGGCTGA
- a CDS encoding cation transporter, with protein MIARLIRWSTENRFLVLVFAALLALAGLDAVKRTPLDAIPDLSDVQVIIKTTYPGQAPQVVEDQVTYPLTTAMLAVPGAVTVRGYSFFNDSYVYVIFEDGTDLYWARSRVLEYLSQVAPTLPEGARPALGPDATGVGWVFQYALVDRSGRHDISELTSIQDWFLKYELQTVPGVSEVATIGGMKRQYQVVVDPDRLRAYGLPLKTIVQAIRRGNQETGGRVVEMAEAEYMIRATGYVDSLDDLKAIPLGVTPHGTPILLKDVADVRFGPELRRGIGELNGEGEAVGGVVIMRFGENALAVIDRVKEKLETLKRSLPEGVEIVTTYDRSSLIKRAVATLNEKLVEEFVIVALVCGLFLFHLRSALVVVLSLPLGVLAAFIVMHAQGINANIMSLGGIAIAIGAMVDATIVMIENLHKHAERTPLSRQNRWRIVAEAAVEVGPPLFFSLLIITLSFVPVFALQGQEGRLFSPLAFTKTYAMAAASILSVTLVPVLMGLFIRGRITPEHRNPVNRLLIAGYRPFIDVVLRHPWPVLVAALLLMASAVVPWQKLGSEFMPELDEGDLLYMPSAFPAVSAGKMAQIIQQADKLIMQVPEVKSVYAKAGRAETATDPAPLSMVEATIQLKPRDQWRPGMTTEKLKRELDRLVQIPSLTNVWIMPIKNRIDMLATGIKTPVGIKVAGPDLKAIARIGEEIERIIRTVPGTASVYAERVTGGRFIDIDIDRMKAARFGLNIADVQDIVRTAIGGMSVSESVEGLERYPINLRYPREVRDSVARLKELPIVTPAGAEISLGQVADIRISDGPGVIRSENARLNGWIYVDIRDVDVGSYVRAAQKAVAEQLELPPGYSLSWSGQYEYMQRAKARLMLVVPVALVVILLLLYINFRRLGDVAIVFATLPLSVVGGLWLLVWLDYHLSVAVGVGFIALAGVAVEIGVLMMVYLNQAWAARRAACAEAGRRPTMDDLREAVIAGALMRIRPIMMTVSVIIAGLLPIMLGSGTGSEVMRRIAAPMVGGMVSTTALALLVIPAVFLVWHRRSFGGR; from the coding sequence ATGATCGCGCGGCTCATCCGCTGGTCCACCGAGAACCGCTTCCTGGTGCTCGTCTTCGCGGCGCTGCTGGCGCTTGCCGGCCTCGATGCTGTGAAGCGGACACCGCTCGATGCGATCCCGGATCTCTCGGACGTGCAGGTGATCATCAAGACCACCTATCCGGGTCAGGCGCCCCAGGTGGTCGAAGACCAGGTCACCTATCCGCTGACCACGGCCATGCTCGCCGTGCCCGGCGCGGTCACCGTGCGCGGCTACTCCTTCTTCAACGACTCCTATGTCTACGTGATCTTCGAGGACGGCACCGATCTCTACTGGGCGCGTTCGCGGGTGCTGGAATACCTGAGCCAGGTCGCCCCGACGCTCCCCGAGGGTGCGCGCCCCGCACTCGGCCCCGATGCCACCGGGGTGGGATGGGTGTTCCAGTACGCCCTCGTCGATCGCAGCGGCCGGCACGACATCTCCGAGCTCACCAGCATCCAGGACTGGTTCCTGAAATACGAGCTGCAGACCGTGCCGGGCGTTTCGGAAGTCGCGACCATCGGCGGCATGAAGCGCCAGTATCAGGTGGTGGTGGATCCGGACCGCCTGCGCGCCTACGGCCTGCCGCTGAAGACCATCGTCCAGGCGATCCGGCGCGGCAACCAGGAGACCGGCGGGCGCGTGGTCGAGATGGCGGAAGCCGAATACATGATCCGCGCGACCGGCTATGTCGATTCCCTGGACGATCTGAAGGCCATCCCCTTGGGGGTGACGCCGCACGGCACGCCAATCCTGCTCAAGGACGTCGCGGACGTGCGTTTCGGGCCGGAGCTGCGCCGGGGCATCGGCGAGCTCAACGGCGAGGGCGAGGCGGTCGGCGGCGTCGTCATCATGCGTTTCGGCGAAAATGCGCTGGCCGTCATAGACCGGGTGAAGGAAAAGCTCGAGACCCTGAAGAGAAGCCTGCCCGAGGGTGTCGAGATCGTCACGACCTACGACCGCTCCTCGCTCATCAAGCGAGCGGTCGCCACGCTCAATGAGAAGCTCGTCGAGGAATTCGTCATCGTCGCGCTGGTCTGCGGGCTGTTCCTGTTCCACCTGCGCTCGGCGCTGGTCGTCGTGCTCTCGCTGCCATTGGGCGTGCTTGCCGCCTTCATCGTCATGCATGCGCAGGGCATCAACGCCAACATCATGTCCTTGGGCGGCATCGCGATCGCCATCGGCGCGATGGTCGATGCGACCATCGTGATGATCGAGAATCTCCACAAACATGCCGAGCGCACGCCGCTCAGTCGGCAGAACCGCTGGCGGATCGTCGCCGAAGCCGCGGTCGAGGTGGGACCGCCGCTGTTCTTCTCGCTGCTCATCATCACCCTGAGCTTCGTGCCGGTGTTCGCGCTCCAGGGCCAGGAAGGCCGGCTCTTCAGCCCGCTCGCCTTCACCAAGACCTACGCGATGGCGGCCGCCAGCATCCTCTCTGTCACGCTGGTGCCGGTGCTGATGGGGCTGTTCATCCGTGGTCGCATCACGCCGGAACACAGGAATCCCGTCAACCGCCTGCTGATCGCGGGATACCGCCCGTTCATCGACGTCGTCCTGCGGCATCCCTGGCCGGTGCTCGTTGCGGCCCTCCTGCTGATGGCGAGCGCGGTGGTGCCCTGGCAGAAGCTCGGCTCCGAATTCATGCCCGAGCTGGACGAGGGCGATCTGCTCTACATGCCGAGCGCCTTTCCGGCGGTCTCGGCCGGCAAGATGGCGCAGATCATCCAGCAGGCCGACAAGCTGATCATGCAGGTGCCGGAGGTGAAATCCGTCTACGCCAAGGCGGGTCGCGCCGAGACCGCGACCGATCCGGCGCCGCTGTCGATGGTGGAGGCGACCATCCAGCTCAAACCGCGCGACCAGTGGCGCCCCGGCATGACGACCGAGAAATTGAAGCGCGAGCTGGACCGGCTGGTGCAGATCCCCAGTCTCACCAATGTCTGGATCATGCCGATCAAGAACCGCATCGACATGCTGGCGACCGGCATCAAGACGCCGGTCGGCATCAAGGTCGCGGGACCGGACCTCAAGGCGATCGCCAGGATCGGCGAAGAGATCGAGCGGATCATCCGCACCGTCCCCGGCACGGCTTCCGTCTATGCCGAGCGGGTCACGGGCGGGCGCTTCATCGACATCGACATCGACCGGATGAAGGCCGCCCGCTTCGGCCTCAACATCGCCGACGTGCAGGACATCGTCCGCACCGCCATCGGCGGCATGTCGGTGAGCGAAAGCGTCGAGGGGCTGGAGCGCTATCCGATCAACCTGCGCTATCCGCGCGAGGTGCGCGATTCGGTCGCGCGGTTGAAGGAATTGCCGATTGTCACCCCGGCCGGCGCGGAAATCTCGCTCGGCCAGGTCGCGGACATCCGCATCTCCGACGGCCCCGGCGTGATCCGCTCCGAAAACGCGCGGCTGAATGGCTGGATCTATGTGGACATCCGCGATGTCGACGTCGGCTCCTATGTGCGCGCGGCGCAGAAGGCGGTGGCCGAGCAGCTCGAGCTGCCGCCCGGCTATTCGCTGTCCTGGTCCGGCCAATACGAATATATGCAGCGCGCCAAGGCGCGTCTCATGCTCGTGGTGCCGGTGGCGCTCGTCGTCATCCTGTTGCTGCTCTACATCAACTTCCGCCGGCTCGGCGACGTCGCGATCGTCTTCGCCACGCTGCCTCTGTCCGTGGTGGGCGGCCTGTGGCTGCTCGTCTGGCTAGACTACCACCTGTCGGTGGCGGTCGGCGTCGGCTTCATCGCGCTCGCAGGTGTTGCGGTCGAGATCGGCGTGCTGATGATGGTCTACCTCAACCAGGCCTGGGCCGCCCGCCGCGCCGCCTGTGCCGAGGCCGGCCGCCGGCCGACGATGGACGACCTGCGCGAGGCGGTGATCGCCGGCGCGCTGATGCGCATCCGGCCGATCATGATGACGGTCAGCGTCATCATCGCGGGGCTGCTTCCGATCATGCTGGGATCGGGCACGGGCTCGGAGGTGATGCGCCGGATCGCCGCGCCCATGGTCGGCGGCATGGTGAGCACGACGGCGCTGGCGCTGCTCGTGATCCCCGCCGTCTTCCTCGTCTGGCACCGGCGGAGCTTCGGCGGACGCTGA